One Dermacentor silvarum isolate Dsil-2018 chromosome 10, BIME_Dsil_1.4, whole genome shotgun sequence genomic window carries:
- the LOC125940672 gene encoding uncharacterized protein LOC125940672, producing MTVPLSHVRLRPDAVPSKFPNHSSYLSRKTARREDPDSKRARIENAALQKAISESNEAFIRAREEDKVNSVSELANHLRSQGMKFWDVIERNERLLLIHIVDDEAPWLKYSVCVKGDLSVTLHVMKTAVKKLGANLCVPEIANSKRGMVELLEGTEKWDCDLMSNSVAEICEAVCLLLDQLCTSQAEDDANCIQFLKEQVTLHLSKKQRRRYSADVMMFCCIVFTISPHAYAFIRSHGSITLPHPMTIRSVCSSYGMSPQQEHQSETFLSYMTTRISDLEDDQRFVTVMVDEIHIKPYFDYKGGNITGAAINRNEAANCALVFMVRSVTCKFKEVAHIVPVHRVEAEFLQKTLKDVICGLEKIGYRVMCIVSDNNSVNRKAMSLFESPPCNRIVYQHPSDPSRPLFFVIDPVHILKCIRNNWINQKNDQICFYFPDIQGDAPESERMQTASFAGPLM from the coding sequence atgacagtGCCGCTATCTCATGTGCGCCTTCGCCCAGACGCTGTACCGTCGAAGTTCCCGAATCATTCGAGCTACTTGTCCAGAAAGACCGCGAGGAGGGAAGATCCTGACTCCAAGCGCGCGCGAATAGAGAATGCAGCCCTTCAGAAAGCCATCTCTGAATCCAACGAGGCATTTATCAGAGCACGCGAGGAGGATAAAGTCAACAGTGTGAGCGAACTTGCCAACCACTTAAGGAGCCAAGGGATGAAGTTCTGGGATGTTatcgaaagaaatgaaaggctTCTTCTCATTCACATTGTCGACGATGAAGCACCGTGGTTGAAATACTCTGTTTGCGTGAAAGGAGATTTGAGCGTGACACTACACGTTATGAAAACGGCCGTAAAAAAGCTCGGTGCAAATCTCTGCGTTCCCGAAATCGCTAACAGTAAAAGGGGTATGGTGGAACTCCTGGAAGGCACCGAGAAGTGGGACTGTGACCTGATGTCCAACTCAGTCGCCGAAATTTGCGAGGCTGTTTGTTTACTGCTTGATCAGCTTTGCACGTCCCAAGCAGAAGATGACGCCAACTGTATTCAATTTCTGAAAGAGCAAGTCACCTTGCACCTATCGAAAAAACAGCGCAGGCGCTACTCTGCTGATGTCATGATGTTTTGCTGTATTGTTTTCACTATATCGCCCCATGCATACGCGTTCATACGTAGCCATGGAAGCATCACCTTGCCGCATCCTATGACGATAAGATCAGTGTGCTCGTCTTATGGTATGAGTCCTCAACAAGAGCATCAGAGTGAAACATTCCTCAGCTACATGACAACAAGAATTTCTGACCTGGAAGATGACCAGCGCTTTGTCACAGTTATGGTTGATGAAATACATATAAAACCTTACTTTGACTACAAAGGAGGCAATATTACCGGCGCTGCAATTAATAGAAATGAAGCTGCTAACTGTGCGCTCGTTTTCATGGTGCGCAGCGTGACGTGTAAATTCAAAGAAGTTGCGCACATCGTGCCGGTGCACCGagtagaggcggagttcctgCAAAAGACGCTTAAAGACGTGATTTGTGGGCTGGAAAAGATTGGGTACCGGGTTATGTGCATCGTCAGCGACAACAACTCTGTGAACAGAAAAGCGATGTCACTTTTCGAATCACCTccgtgtaacagaattgtgtACCAACATCCATCAGACCCTTCAAGGCCGCTGTTCTTCGTTATAGACCCAGTGCACATTCTAAAATGCATACGAAATAACTGGATCAATCAGAAGAATGACCAAATTTGTTTCTACTTCCCGGATATCCAAGGAGACGCACCAGAATCAGAGCGAATGCAAACAGCGTCATTTGCAggacccctcatgtaa